A genomic segment from Bradyrhizobium diazoefficiens USDA 110 encodes:
- a CDS encoding MFS transporter has protein sequence MIAATSVDESSLHYRGWRVVLACFLMAFFMFGFGLYGQGVYLAELQRAHGWPGTLVSAASTFSFLLTSVLVIFTDDLLARIGLRSLILCGLSALGASTVLLALMQTPWQLYLAYALMAVGWTGMGTVVIATVLNSWFDRRRGLALSLAFNGATCGGIVLVPLLLSLTASIGFRSAMLAATTVMVLLVLPVVVGFIGWPAGLPLASGERPAGGGTPAPAHSRKALLANAAFWTMVLPIAIALLAQMGFIVHQVTFLEPLIGRASAGLAVTIMAAMAVVGRLSLGLFVDRLDPRLACAASMTSQAAALFVLLQSTSPTALLVCCAVYGFSIGNMITFPPLIIQREIGSAAFAAAMGLGTSISGVVSAFGPGIVGLVRSLTGNYTTAFAMCVALDLIAASIVLWRPGRRAKLAAS, from the coding sequence ATGATTGCCGCGACGAGTGTCGACGAATCCTCGCTGCATTATCGCGGCTGGCGCGTTGTGCTGGCCTGTTTCCTGATGGCCTTCTTTATGTTCGGCTTCGGCCTCTACGGCCAGGGCGTCTATCTCGCCGAGCTTCAGCGCGCCCATGGCTGGCCGGGCACGCTGGTCTCCGCGGCCAGCACCTTCTCGTTTCTGCTGACCTCCGTCCTCGTCATCTTCACCGACGATCTGCTCGCCCGTATCGGGCTGCGTTCGCTGATCCTGTGCGGCCTCTCGGCGCTCGGCGCATCGACCGTTCTGCTGGCGCTGATGCAGACGCCCTGGCAGCTCTATCTTGCCTATGCGCTGATGGCGGTCGGCTGGACCGGCATGGGCACCGTGGTGATCGCGACGGTGCTGAACTCCTGGTTCGATCGGCGCCGCGGCCTCGCGCTCAGCCTCGCCTTCAACGGCGCGACCTGCGGCGGCATCGTCCTCGTTCCGCTGTTGCTGTCGCTGACCGCCAGCATCGGCTTCCGCTCGGCGATGCTGGCGGCCACGACGGTGATGGTGCTGCTGGTGCTGCCGGTGGTCGTCGGCTTCATCGGCTGGCCGGCCGGGCTGCCGCTGGCATCGGGCGAACGCCCCGCCGGTGGCGGCACGCCCGCGCCGGCCCATTCCCGCAAGGCGCTGCTCGCCAACGCGGCGTTCTGGACCATGGTGCTGCCGATCGCGATCGCGCTGCTGGCGCAGATGGGCTTCATCGTCCACCAGGTGACATTCCTCGAACCGCTGATCGGGCGCGCCAGCGCCGGCCTTGCCGTGACCATCATGGCCGCGATGGCGGTGGTCGGGCGCCTGTCGCTCGGCCTGTTCGTCGACCGGCTCGATCCGCGGCTCGCCTGCGCGGCGTCGATGACGAGCCAGGCGGCGGCGCTGTTCGTGCTCCTGCAGAGCACGAGCCCGACGGCGCTGCTGGTGTGCTGCGCCGTCTACGGCTTCTCGATCGGCAACATGATCACGTTCCCACCTTTGATCATCCAGCGCGAGATCGGCTCTGCCGCCTTTGCCGCCGCGATGGGCCTGGGCACGTCGATCAGCGGCGTCGTCAGCGCCTTCGGCCCGGGCATCGTCGGCCTGGTCCGCAGCCTGACCGGCAACTACACGACGGCGTTTGCGATGTGTGTGGCGCTGGATCTCATCGCCGCGAGCATCGTGCTGTGGCGACCGGGGAGGCGGGCGAAGCTCGCAGCTTCATAG
- a CDS encoding acyl-CoA dehydrogenase, producing the protein MTYRAPISDMLLSLNHGAGLKAAVEAGHYGDFDADIVAAVLEEAGKFATDVLAPLNRVGDEHGIKLDAGKVTTAPGWPDAYKRWTEGGWNAVSGPEAFGGQGLPVAINAACTEIWSASNVAFGLCPLLTASAIEALDAHGSDELKAIYLEKLVSGEWTGTMQLTEPQAGSDVGALRTRAEKQADGTYRIKGTKIFITYGEHDMTDNIVHFVLARLPDAPAGTKGISLFLVPKFMVNADGSLGARNDIFASGVEHKLGMHASPTCTMTMGDHGGAIGFLIGEENQGMRCMFTMMNQARLGVGLEGVGVADRAYQQALSYAQERKQGRAVGKKGDGSDAIFVHPDVKRMLMRMRAQTAAARTICYATAVAIDVSTRARDPKVRADAAARAALLTPMAKGYSTDIGNEVAYLGVQVHGGMGFIEETGAAQYYRDARITAIYEGTNGIQAIDLVTRKLAANGGAAVWALLDELSAVVKQVEASNDPAFGTTGAKLREALDALTRTSKWLLERVTSAPNEALAGATPYLQQFGATLGGCMLASEALAAKSDGLADAQRYVSLARFFAENITVQAAGLERTVTESAESVAAADAVLLG; encoded by the coding sequence ATGACCTACCGCGCGCCAATCTCTGACATGCTGCTGTCGCTCAATCATGGCGCCGGCCTGAAGGCCGCCGTGGAAGCCGGCCATTACGGCGATTTCGACGCCGACATCGTGGCCGCCGTGCTGGAGGAAGCCGGCAAGTTCGCCACCGACGTGCTGGCGCCGCTCAACCGTGTCGGCGACGAGCACGGCATCAAGCTCGACGCCGGGAAAGTCACGACTGCGCCGGGCTGGCCCGATGCCTATAAGCGCTGGACCGAGGGCGGCTGGAACGCGGTGTCCGGGCCTGAAGCGTTCGGAGGCCAGGGCCTGCCCGTTGCGATCAACGCCGCCTGCACCGAGATCTGGAGCGCCTCCAACGTCGCCTTCGGCCTGTGCCCGCTGCTGACGGCCTCGGCGATCGAGGCGCTGGATGCGCATGGCAGCGACGAGCTGAAGGCGATCTACCTCGAGAAGCTCGTCTCGGGCGAATGGACCGGCACCATGCAGCTCACCGAGCCGCAGGCCGGCTCCGACGTCGGCGCGCTGCGCACCCGCGCCGAAAAGCAGGCCGACGGCACCTATCGCATCAAGGGGACGAAGATCTTCATCACCTATGGCGAGCACGACATGACCGACAACATCGTGCATTTCGTGCTGGCGCGTCTGCCGGACGCGCCCGCCGGCACCAAGGGGATTTCTCTCTTTCTTGTTCCCAAGTTCATGGTCAATGCCGACGGCTCGCTCGGCGCACGCAACGACATTTTTGCGAGCGGCGTCGAGCACAAGCTCGGCATGCATGCTTCGCCGACCTGCACCATGACCATGGGCGACCATGGCGGCGCCATTGGTTTCCTGATCGGCGAAGAGAACCAGGGCATGCGCTGCATGTTCACGATGATGAACCAGGCCCGCCTCGGCGTCGGCCTCGAAGGCGTCGGCGTTGCCGATCGCGCCTATCAGCAGGCGTTGTCCTACGCGCAGGAGCGCAAGCAGGGCCGCGCCGTCGGCAAGAAGGGCGACGGTTCGGACGCGATCTTCGTCCACCCCGACGTCAAGCGCATGCTGATGCGGATGCGGGCGCAGACCGCGGCGGCGCGCACCATCTGCTACGCGACCGCGGTCGCAATCGACGTTTCGACCCGCGCCAGGGATCCAAAGGTCCGCGCTGACGCGGCGGCGCGCGCGGCGCTGCTGACGCCGATGGCCAAGGGCTATTCCACCGATATCGGCAACGAGGTCGCCTATCTCGGCGTGCAGGTGCATGGCGGCATGGGCTTCATCGAGGAGACCGGCGCCGCGCAGTACTATCGCGACGCCCGCATCACGGCGATCTACGAGGGCACCAACGGCATCCAGGCGATCGACCTCGTCACGCGCAAGCTCGCGGCCAATGGCGGCGCCGCGGTGTGGGCGCTGCTCGACGAGCTCTCGGCCGTCGTCAAGCAGGTCGAAGCCTCCAACGACCCCGCTTTCGGCACCACGGGCGCAAAGCTGCGCGAAGCGCTGGACGCGCTGACGCGCACCAGCAAGTGGCTGCTGGAGCGCGTCACGTCCGCGCCGAACGAGGCGCTTGCCGGCGCAACGCCGTATCTGCAGCAGTTCGGCGCCACGCTCGGCGGCTGCATGCTGGCGTCCGAGGCGCTCGCCGCGAAGAGCGACGGCCTTGCCGATGCACAGCGCTACGTCTCGCTCGCCCGCTTCTTCGCCGAGAACATCACGGTGCAGGCGGCCGGGCTGGAGCGCACCGTGACGGAAAGCGCGGAGTCGGTCGCGGCGGCGGATGCGGTGTTGCTGGGGTAG
- a CDS encoding enoyl-CoA hydratase-related protein: protein MPNGNIIVAEERGTRVITLRRPGKKNAITQDMYREMSRAIDTAQNNPDIRCMIITGGSGVFTAGDDIDDFLKADTARPETLSDGAKFLYSLALNVKPIIAAVDGASIGMGTVMLFHCDYVLASNAATFSAPYIHLGLVPVGAASLLMPNTMGYQRAFAMLVMGRTFTAAEAHAAGFVNTVVSPGHTEVEARKVARDICRLPAEAVATSRKLLRAPPEQLTRRIDQEAHLFGERLKSDDAIAAFNAFASRKKR, encoded by the coding sequence ATGCCGAATGGCAATATCATCGTCGCCGAAGAGCGTGGAACGCGCGTGATCACCCTGCGCCGCCCGGGCAAGAAGAACGCGATCACGCAGGACATGTATCGGGAGATGAGCCGCGCGATCGACACCGCGCAGAACAACCCCGATATCCGCTGCATGATCATCACCGGCGGCTCCGGCGTGTTCACGGCCGGCGACGACATCGACGATTTTCTGAAGGCCGACACGGCACGCCCGGAGACGCTTTCGGACGGCGCCAAGTTTCTCTATTCGCTCGCCCTCAACGTCAAGCCGATCATCGCGGCCGTGGACGGCGCCTCGATCGGCATGGGCACCGTGATGCTGTTCCATTGCGACTACGTGCTCGCTTCGAACGCGGCGACCTTCTCCGCGCCCTATATCCATCTCGGGCTGGTGCCGGTCGGCGCCGCCAGCCTCTTGATGCCGAACACGATGGGTTACCAGCGCGCCTTCGCGATGCTGGTGATGGGACGGACCTTCACCGCCGCGGAGGCGCACGCCGCCGGCTTCGTCAACACCGTGGTCTCGCCGGGGCACACCGAGGTCGAGGCGCGCAAGGTGGCGCGCGATATCTGCCGGCTGCCCGCCGAGGCGGTCGCGACCTCGCGCAAGCTGCTGCGTGCCCCGCCGGAGCAACTCACCCGCCGCATCGACCAGGAGGCCCATCTGTTCGGCGAGCGCTTGAAGTCGGACGATGCTATCGCTGCGTTCAACGCGTTTGCGAGCAGGAAAAAGCGGTGA